One segment of Apus apus isolate bApuApu2 chromosome 1, bApuApu2.pri.cur, whole genome shotgun sequence DNA contains the following:
- the ATP23 gene encoding mitochondrial inner membrane protease ATP23 homolog isoform X3 — translation MKQSGCTVFNDRHFSCENCDGCVSGGFDSATSQIVLCQNNIRHQSHMNRVVTHELIHAFDHCRAHVDWFKNVKHLACSEIRAANLSGDCTLMNEIARFKFGLKGHHQTCVRDRAIRSILAVRKVSKETAEKAVDEVFDACFNDLEPFGRIPHSKKDARRAYRDFQNRDRYNANV, via the exons ATGAAGCAGTCGGGCTG CACTGTCTTCAATGACCGtcatttttcctgtgaaaactgTGACGGCTGTGTCAGTGGAGGCTTTGATTCTGCCACATCCCAG attGTTCTGTGTCAGAACAACATTCGCCATCAATCCCATATGAACCGGGTGGTCACTCATGAATTGATTCATGCTTTTGATCACTGCCGTGCACATGTGGACTGGTTTAAAAATGTCAAACACTTAGCTTGTTCAGAG aTTCGAGCTGCTAATCTCAGTGGAGACTGTACACTGATGAATGAAATAGCCAGGTTTAAATTTGGATTGAAAGGACACCATCAG ACTTGTGTACGAGACAGAGCCATCCGTTCCATTCTGGCTGTTAGAAAAGTTAGCAAAGAAACGGCAGAGAAAGCTGTGGATGAAGTTTTTGATGCCTGCTTCAATGATCTGGAACCTTTTGGAAGAATCCCGCACAGTAAAAAAGATGCAAGACGTGCTTATAGAGACTTTCAGAACAGAGATCGCTATAATGCTAAtgtgtaa
- the ATP23 gene encoding mitochondrial inner membrane protease ATP23 homolog isoform X2: protein MEQGEAAAPAAEKVGEGEEEDDFGYRLFPDRNKKPQSFLVRSLFTFHNRCQLMLRMTLDTNPYAKLLLEAMKQSGCTVFNDRHFSCENCDGCVSGGFDSATSQIVLCQNNIRHQSHMNRVVTHELIHAFDHCRAHVDWFKNVKHLACSEIRAANLSGDCTLMNEIARFKFGLKGHHQTCVRDRAIRSILAVRKVSKETAEKAVDEVFDACFNDLEPFGRIPHSKKDARRAYRDFQNRDRYNANV from the exons ATGGAGCAAGGGGAGGCCGCTGCCCCGGCGGCCGAGAAggttggggagggggaggaggaggatgactTCGGCTACCGGCTCTTCCCGGACCGCAACAAGAAGCCGCAGAGCTTCCTGGTCCGCAGCCTCTTCACCTTCCACAACAGGTGCCAGCTGATGCTGAGGATGACCCTGGACACCA ATCCATATGCTAAACTTCTTCTTGAGGCTATGAAGCAGTCGGGCTG CACTGTCTTCAATGACCGtcatttttcctgtgaaaactgTGACGGCTGTGTCAGTGGAGGCTTTGATTCTGCCACATCCCAG attGTTCTGTGTCAGAACAACATTCGCCATCAATCCCATATGAACCGGGTGGTCACTCATGAATTGATTCATGCTTTTGATCACTGCCGTGCACATGTGGACTGGTTTAAAAATGTCAAACACTTAGCTTGTTCAGAG aTTCGAGCTGCTAATCTCAGTGGAGACTGTACACTGATGAATGAAATAGCCAGGTTTAAATTTGGATTGAAAGGACACCATCAG ACTTGTGTACGAGACAGAGCCATCCGTTCCATTCTGGCTGTTAGAAAAGTTAGCAAAGAAACGGCAGAGAAAGCTGTGGATGAAGTTTTTGATGCCTGCTTCAATGATCTGGAACCTTTTGGAAGAATCCCGCACAGTAAAAAAGATGCAAGACGTGCTTATAGAGACTTTCAGAACAGAGATCGCTATAATGCTAAtgtgtaa
- the ATP23 gene encoding mitochondrial inner membrane protease ATP23 homolog isoform X1 yields the protein MTSATGSSRTATRSRRASWSAASSPSTTDPYAKLLLEAMKQSGCTVFNDRHFSCENCDGCVSGGFDSATSQIVLCQNNIRHQSHMNRVVTHELIHAFDHCRAHVDWFKNVKHLACSEIRAANLSGDCTLMNEIARFKFGLKGHHQTCVRDRAIRSILAVRKVSKETAEKAVDEVFDACFNDLEPFGRIPHSKKDARRAYRDFQNRDRYNANV from the exons atgactTCGGCTACCGGCTCTTCCCGGACCGCAACAAGAAGCCGCAGAGCTTCCTGGTCCGCAGCCTCTTCACCTTCCACAACAG ATCCATATGCTAAACTTCTTCTTGAGGCTATGAAGCAGTCGGGCTG CACTGTCTTCAATGACCGtcatttttcctgtgaaaactgTGACGGCTGTGTCAGTGGAGGCTTTGATTCTGCCACATCCCAG attGTTCTGTGTCAGAACAACATTCGCCATCAATCCCATATGAACCGGGTGGTCACTCATGAATTGATTCATGCTTTTGATCACTGCCGTGCACATGTGGACTGGTTTAAAAATGTCAAACACTTAGCTTGTTCAGAG aTTCGAGCTGCTAATCTCAGTGGAGACTGTACACTGATGAATGAAATAGCCAGGTTTAAATTTGGATTGAAAGGACACCATCAG ACTTGTGTACGAGACAGAGCCATCCGTTCCATTCTGGCTGTTAGAAAAGTTAGCAAAGAAACGGCAGAGAAAGCTGTGGATGAAGTTTTTGATGCCTGCTTCAATGATCTGGAACCTTTTGGAAGAATCCCGCACAGTAAAAAAGATGCAAGACGTGCTTATAGAGACTTTCAGAACAGAGATCGCTATAATGCTAAtgtgtaa
- the RPAP3 gene encoding RNA polymerase II-associated protein 3 has product MTTPNKALELQLQMKQNAEELQDFMRELESWEKDIKEVDSELRKQSGVPEENLPPIRNKAFKKKKKSKSKVPSKITTEENKKNKIKSYDYEAWGKLDVDKILEELDKEDSTHDSVSPESDSEEDGIRIDAEKALAEKEKGNKFFKQGNFDEAIKCYTRGMHSDPYNPVLPTNRASAFYRMKKFSVAESDCNLALALDKNYTKAYARRGAARFALKNLQGAKEDYEKVLELDANNFEAKNELKKIDQALSSKESSEHKESEGAVRPELTDEEKKHIEDQQLKQKAITEKDLGNGYFKEGKYETAIECYTRGIAADGTNALLPANRAMAYLKLEKYEEAENDCTQALLLDASYSKAFARRGAARVALGKLKEAIQDFEAVLKLEPGNKQAINELTKIRNDLAEKEQQTHQKYPAVLIKETEIKDIVKVIDNPLHLKSTKPLQRIPIEEIDDDTPNSDLPGTTSSVSSWRNSMNVETTENLDQDDQLTTMDIPKAKHLKIEEVSDTPPLQLPAIVKGISSMSHLAFPVNKQREEITNSSSSSPVPAIPANSFQLEADFRKLKDCPENMYLYLKQIEPSLYPKLFQKSLDPDLFNQILKILHDFYIEKEEPSLILEILQRLSELQRFDMAVMFMSGSEKKIAQVLFNHVNHMGLKDNSVEELEKKYGIFC; this is encoded by the exons ATGACTACACCAAATAAAGCACTAGAACTACAGCTGCAAATGAAGCAAAatgctgaagagctgcaggatTTTATGAGAGAAttggagagctgggaaaaagatattaaagaagTGGATTCTGAACTAAGGAAACAGAGTGGTGTCCCAGAAGAG AATTTGCCACCAATTCGAAACAAGgctttcaagaaaaagaagaaaagcaaaagtaaagtCCCTTCAAAGATaaccacagaggaaaacaagaaaaacaagatcAAGTCTTATGATTATGAAGCATGGGGAAAACTTGATGTG GATAAAATACTTGAAGAACTTGATAAAGAAGATAGTACCCATGATTCCGTATCTCCAGAATCAGACTCTGAGGAAGATGGAATCCGTATAGATGCAGAAAAAGCTcttgcagagaaggaaaag GGTAATAAGTTCTTTAAACAAGGGAACTTTGATGAAGCTATAAAATGCTACACCAGAGGGATGCATTCTGATCCATACAATCCAGTATTACCCACAAACAGAGCATCGGCTTTTTATAGAATGAAAAA gTTTTCAGTTGCAGAATCTGACTGCAATTTAGCTCTTGCTTTAGATAAAAATTACACAAAGGCTTATGCCAGAAGAGGAGCTGCTcgttttgctttgaaaaatcttCAAGGTGCTAAAGAAG ATTATGAAAAAGTTTTAGAGCTGGATGCAAACAACTTTGAAGCAAAAAATGAACTGAAGAAAATTGATCAG GCTCTGTCATCAAAAGAAAGTTCAGAACACAAAGAGTCTGAAGGTGCAGTCAGACCAGAATTAACAGACGAAGAGAAGAAGCATATTGAGGACCAGCAGCTCAAGCAGAAGGCTATTACAGAAAAAGATCTG GGTAATGGttattttaaagaaggaaagtaTGAGACTGCAATCGAATGTTACACCCGTGGTATAGCAGCAGATGGCACCAATGCGCTTCTTCCAGCGAACAGAGCCATGGCCTATCTGAAGCTTGAAAA ATatgaagaggcagaaaatgaCTGTACACAAGCTCTGCTCTTAGATGCCTCCTATTCTAAAGCCTTTGCCAGAAGAGGAGCTGCCAGAGTTGCTCTTGGAAAGCTAAAAGAAGCTATACAAG attttGAAGCTGTTCTGAAGCTGGAACCTGGAAATAAACAAGCGATAAATGAACTCACTAAAATAAGGAAT GATTTAGCTGAGAAAGAACAGCAAACCCATCAAAAATATCCTGCAGTGTTGATTAAAGAAACGGAAATAAAAGACATAGTGAAAGTGATTGATAATCCATTACACCTGAAATCAACA AAACCTTTGCAAAGAATACCCATTGAAGAAATTGATGATGACACACCAAACAGTGATTTGCCTGGCACTACTTCTTCAGTCAGTAGCTGGAGGAATTCAATGAATGTTGAAACAACAGAGAATCTAGATCAGGATGATCAGTTGACTACAATGGACATTCCTAAAGCAAAGCACTTGAAAATAGAAGAAGTCAGTGATACACCACCATTACA GCTTCCTGCTATTGTAAAAGGAATTTCATCAATGTCACATCTAGCTTTTCCTGTCAacaaacaaagagaagaaatcaCAAATTCATCTAGTTCTTCTCCAGTCCCTGCCATTCCTGCAAATTCTTTCCAACTTGAGGCTGACTTCAGGAAGTTGAAAGACTGCCCGGAAAATATGTACTTGTACCTGAAG caaatagAGCCTTCGCTTTATCCAAAACTGTTCCAGAAATCCTTGGATCCAGACTTGTTTAACCAGATACTGAAAATTCTACATGATTTCTACATTGA GAAAGAAGAGCCATCACTCATCCTGGAAATCCTCCAGAGGCTGTCTGAATTACAAAGATTTGATATGGCAGTAATGTTTATGTCAggctcagagaaaaaaa TTGCACAGGTATTGTTCAATCATGTGAACCACATGGGATTGAAAGATAATTCTGTTGAAGAATTGGAGAAGAAATATGGCATTTTCTGTTAA